One window of the Salvelinus fontinalis isolate EN_2023a chromosome 2, ASM2944872v1, whole genome shotgun sequence genome contains the following:
- the LOC129822770 gene encoding COP9 signalosome complex subunit 6 isoform X2 has product MASGVTGSVSVALHPLVILNISDHWIRIRSQEGRPMQVIGALIGKQEGRNIEVMNSFELLHQLVDDRAHIDKEYYYTKEEQFKQVFKDMEFLGWYTTGGPCDQSDIHIHKQVCEIIESPLFLKLNPMTKHTDLPVNVYESVIDIINGEATMLFAELGYTLATEEAERIGVDHVARMTATGTGENSTVAEHLIAQHSAIKMLHSRVKVILEYVKAVEAGEVPFNHEILREANALCHRLPVLSTIKFKTDFYDQCNDVGLMAYLGTITKTCNSMNQFINKFNVLYDRQGIGRRMRGLFF; this is encoded by the exons ATGGCGTCTGGGGTCACCGGCAGTGTCTCTGTTGCCCTGCATCCTCTAGTCATCCTCAACATCTCAGACCACTGGATTCGCATCCGCTCCCAGGAGGGGCGGCCCATGCAGG TGATTGGCGCACTGATCGGGAAGCAGGAGGGTAGAAACATCGAGGTGATGAACTCCTTTGAGCTGCTTCATCAATTGGTAGATGACCGAGCACACATTGACAAGGAGTACTACTACACCAAGGAGGAGCAAT TCAAACAGGTTTTCAAGGACATGGAGTTCCTGGGCTGGTATACCACAGGCGGTCCTTGTGACCAATCAGACATCCACATTCACAAGCAG GTGTGTGAGATCATTGAGAGTCCTCTCTTCCTCAAGCTCAACCCAATGACCAAACACACAGAT ctcCCTGTCAATGTGTACGAGTCTGTCATCGACATCATCAACGGAGAG GCGACCATGTTGTTTGCTGAGCTGGGGTACACTCTGGCCACAGAAGAGGCGGAGCGAATCGGAGTGGACCACGTGGCTCGCATGACAGCCACTGGCACAGGGGAGAATTCAACGG tggcagaacaccTCATAGCCCAACACAGTGCAATTAAGATGCTACACAGCAGGGTGAAAGTCATCCTGGAATACGTCAAAGCAGTAGAAGCAG GAGAGGTGCCGTTTAACCACGAGATCCTCCGAGAAGCCAATGCTTTGTGCCATAGACTGCCTGTTCTCAGCACCATCAAATTCAAGACCGACTTCTACGAT CAATGCAATGACGTGGGCCTCATGGCTTACCTAGGTACCATCACCAAGACCTGCAACAGCATGAACCAGTTCATCAACAAGTTCAACGTGTTGTACGATCGACAGGGCATCGGCCGGAGGATGAGAGGACTGTTCTTCTGa
- the LOC129822770 gene encoding COP9 signalosome complex subunit 6 isoform X1: MATSNGGGMEVDGAASPSVMASGVTGSVSVALHPLVILNISDHWIRIRSQEGRPMQVIGALIGKQEGRNIEVMNSFELLHQLVDDRAHIDKEYYYTKEEQFKQVFKDMEFLGWYTTGGPCDQSDIHIHKQVCEIIESPLFLKLNPMTKHTDLPVNVYESVIDIINGEATMLFAELGYTLATEEAERIGVDHVARMTATGTGENSTVAEHLIAQHSAIKMLHSRVKVILEYVKAVEAGEVPFNHEILREANALCHRLPVLSTIKFKTDFYDQCNDVGLMAYLGTITKTCNSMNQFINKFNVLYDRQGIGRRMRGLFF, from the exons CCAGCCCCAGTGTTATGGCGTCTGGGGTCACCGGCAGTGTCTCTGTTGCCCTGCATCCTCTAGTCATCCTCAACATCTCAGACCACTGGATTCGCATCCGCTCCCAGGAGGGGCGGCCCATGCAGG TGATTGGCGCACTGATCGGGAAGCAGGAGGGTAGAAACATCGAGGTGATGAACTCCTTTGAGCTGCTTCATCAATTGGTAGATGACCGAGCACACATTGACAAGGAGTACTACTACACCAAGGAGGAGCAAT TCAAACAGGTTTTCAAGGACATGGAGTTCCTGGGCTGGTATACCACAGGCGGTCCTTGTGACCAATCAGACATCCACATTCACAAGCAG GTGTGTGAGATCATTGAGAGTCCTCTCTTCCTCAAGCTCAACCCAATGACCAAACACACAGAT ctcCCTGTCAATGTGTACGAGTCTGTCATCGACATCATCAACGGAGAG GCGACCATGTTGTTTGCTGAGCTGGGGTACACTCTGGCCACAGAAGAGGCGGAGCGAATCGGAGTGGACCACGTGGCTCGCATGACAGCCACTGGCACAGGGGAGAATTCAACGG tggcagaacaccTCATAGCCCAACACAGTGCAATTAAGATGCTACACAGCAGGGTGAAAGTCATCCTGGAATACGTCAAAGCAGTAGAAGCAG GAGAGGTGCCGTTTAACCACGAGATCCTCCGAGAAGCCAATGCTTTGTGCCATAGACTGCCTGTTCTCAGCACCATCAAATTCAAGACCGACTTCTACGAT CAATGCAATGACGTGGGCCTCATGGCTTACCTAGGTACCATCACCAAGACCTGCAACAGCATGAACCAGTTCATCAACAAGTTCAACGTGTTGTACGATCGACAGGGCATCGGCCGGAGGATGAGAGGACTGTTCTTCTGa